The Bos indicus x Bos taurus breed Angus x Brahman F1 hybrid chromosome 15, Bos_hybrid_MaternalHap_v2.0, whole genome shotgun sequence genome includes a window with the following:
- the LOC113905217 gene encoding membrane-spanning 4-domains subfamily A member 7-like isoform X2, translating to MPSPLKLMTNRALDAFTPKGVIISKREKPGHVYQKDDLPKGLPKEATVLGIIQILCFLVISSLGVILVSVPNSSQLSPAISSILMTGYPFFGALCFAITGTVSIISGKKSNKPFAINSLIFSAVSSVAAGVGLILLAGSLVALRTASQQCDSGRDYLSSMPYSTYYYSIYDVKDCLLTSVDLTGVLLVMLNFTVLELLAAAYASVFWWRRSTVTALRSSSHE from the exons ATGCCATCACCGCTCAAGCTCATGACCAACCGAGCCCTCGATGCCTTCACTCCAAAGGGCGTCATTATTTCCAAAAGAGAGAAGCCTGGACACGTCTACCAGAAAGATGACCTGCCAAAAGGTCTGCCAAAAGAAGCCACAGTTCTCGGA ATCATCCAGATCCTGTGTTTCCTGGTGATTTCAAGTTTGGGGGTCATCTTGGTTTCTGTTCCCAATTCTTCCCAGCTCAGCCCAGCAATTTCCAGCATTCTGATGACTGGGTACCCATTTTTCGGAGCTCTGTGT TTTGCCATTACCGGAACCGTCTCAATTATctctggaaaaaaatcaaataagccTTTT GCCATAAACAGCCTCATCTTCAGTGCAGTGAGCTCTGTGGCTGCTGGAGTGGGCCTCATCCTCCTCGCTGGCAGCCTGGTAGCCCTGAGGACGGCCTCCCAGCAGTGTGACTCTGGAAGGGATTACCTATCCTCGATGCCTTATTCGACGTACTATTACTCGATATATGACGTCAAGGACTGTCTCCTGACCAGTGTCGATCTAACA GGTGTCCTGCTGGTGATGCTCAACTTCACGGTGCTGGAGCTCTTAGCAGCTGCATACGCTTCTGTCTTTTGGTGGAGACGGTCGACTGTGACAGCCCTGCGTTCATCCAGTCACGAATAA
- the LOC113905217 gene encoding membrane-spanning 4-domains subfamily A member 7-like isoform X1, translating to MPSLQRASLFPKERSLDTSTRKMTCQKVCQKKPQFSDPIPIFLEGIGETHSSEFPLRSLSQIIQILCFLVISSLGVILVSVPNSSQLSPAISSILMTGYPFFGALCFAITGTVSIISGKKSNKPFAINSLIFSAVSSVAAGVGLILLAGSLVALRTASQQCDSGRDYLSSMPYSTYYYSIYDVKDCLLTSVDLTGVLLVMLNFTVLELLAAAYASVFWWRRSTVTALRSSSHE from the exons ATGCCTTCACTCCAAAGGGCGTCATTATTTCCAAAAGAGAGAAGCCTGGACACGTCTACCAGAAAGATGACCTGCCAAAAGGTCTGCCAAAAGAAGCCACAGTTCTCGGA ccccatTCCCATATTCCTTGAAGGAATTGGAGAGACACATTCCAGTGAGTTCCCCCTTCGTTCACTCTCCCAG ATCATCCAGATCCTGTGTTTCCTGGTGATTTCAAGTTTGGGGGTCATCTTGGTTTCTGTTCCCAATTCTTCCCAGCTCAGCCCAGCAATTTCCAGCATTCTGATGACTGGGTACCCATTTTTCGGAGCTCTGTGT TTTGCCATTACCGGAACCGTCTCAATTATctctggaaaaaaatcaaataagccTTTT GCCATAAACAGCCTCATCTTCAGTGCAGTGAGCTCTGTGGCTGCTGGAGTGGGCCTCATCCTCCTCGCTGGCAGCCTGGTAGCCCTGAGGACGGCCTCCCAGCAGTGTGACTCTGGAAGGGATTACCTATCCTCGATGCCTTATTCGACGTACTATTACTCGATATATGACGTCAAGGACTGTCTCCTGACCAGTGTCGATCTAACA GGTGTCCTGCTGGTGATGCTCAACTTCACGGTGCTGGAGCTCTTAGCAGCTGCATACGCTTCTGTCTTTTGGTGGAGACGGTCGACTGTGACAGCCCTGCGTTCATCCAGTCACGAATAA
- the LOC113905217 gene encoding membrane-spanning 4-domains subfamily A member 7-like isoform X3 — MPSLQRASLFPKERSLDTSTRKMTCQKVCQKKPQFSDFPSYFFQIIQILCFLVISSLGVILVSVPNSSQLSPAISSILMTGYPFFGALCFAITGTVSIISGKKSNKPFAINSLIFSAVSSVAAGVGLILLAGSLVALRTASQQCDSGRDYLSSMPYSTYYYSIYDVKDCLLTSVDLTGVLLVMLNFTVLELLAAAYASVFWWRRSTVTALRSSSHE; from the exons ATGCCTTCACTCCAAAGGGCGTCATTATTTCCAAAAGAGAGAAGCCTGGACACGTCTACCAGAAAGATGACCTGCCAAAAGGTCTGCCAAAAGAAGCCACAGTTCTCGGA ttttcccTCTTATTTCTTTCAGATCATCCAGATCCTGTGTTTCCTGGTGATTTCAAGTTTGGGGGTCATCTTGGTTTCTGTTCCCAATTCTTCCCAGCTCAGCCCAGCAATTTCCAGCATTCTGATGACTGGGTACCCATTTTTCGGAGCTCTGTGT TTTGCCATTACCGGAACCGTCTCAATTATctctggaaaaaaatcaaataagccTTTT GCCATAAACAGCCTCATCTTCAGTGCAGTGAGCTCTGTGGCTGCTGGAGTGGGCCTCATCCTCCTCGCTGGCAGCCTGGTAGCCCTGAGGACGGCCTCCCAGCAGTGTGACTCTGGAAGGGATTACCTATCCTCGATGCCTTATTCGACGTACTATTACTCGATATATGACGTCAAGGACTGTCTCCTGACCAGTGTCGATCTAACA GGTGTCCTGCTGGTGATGCTCAACTTCACGGTGCTGGAGCTCTTAGCAGCTGCATACGCTTCTGTCTTTTGGTGGAGACGGTCGACTGTGACAGCCCTGCGTTCATCCAGTCACGAATAA